ATTACCCGGAATGAGCGGCTTTGTGGGTGAAATCACCGTCTTCCTCGGCGTCACCACCAGCGATGTTTACAGTTCAAGCTTCAAGGTTGTGGTTGTCTTCCTCTCGGCGGTGGGTTTAATTCTCACCCCCATTTACCTGCTCTCCATGCTGCGGGAAGTCTTCTACGGCAAAGAAAGCGAACAAGCGATTGTGGATGGCTGGATGGATGCAAAACCCCGCGAAATTGCGATCGCAGCTTGCCTCCTGCTCCCCATTATCGGCATCGGGTTGTATCCTAAAATTGCCACCCAAACCTACGATGTCAAAACCGTAGCCGTTGCCAGCCAAACCCGCGAAGCCTTCTCGACAGTGGCTCAAGAACGCGGCGTCCTCAGAGCGTCTGCTATGACTCGGATGTTCTCTGGTGGCTTTGTTGCACCCACCATTCCGGGGACTGAAACCAACTCGCTATTCAGCGTTATCGACCCGATTTCTAACCCCAGAACCTAAACCCACACTCTACAACTCAAGTTCCAGGGAAAATTTCAGCCTGCATCCGCAGGCTTTTCGTTTTTTAAAGGGAGTGGAGATGTATACACAGTAGGTACTGGCAGCGCTTTCCCCAACTCCAAGCCAGCACTGTTATCGACGTAATGGGTAAAACTGCCGTCTTTCAAGCGGCGGATATTAGCGAATAGCCGAATTGATTCGGCATTCTTATGTGACTCATGCTAGCGTAAGATTATGATTGTACTAGAGTTTAAAGCCTACGGAAAAGCCAGTCAGTTCAACGCAGTAGATGAAGCGTTGAGAACAGTTCAGTTCATCCGCAATAAAGCATTGCGATTTTGGATGGATGGATTGGGTAAATCTCAGTATGACCTCAATAAATACTGTGCTGTACTGGCTAAAAAGTTTCCGTTTGTTAATCAACTCAACTCAATGGCACGTCAAGCAAGCTCCGAAAGAGCTTGGTCAGCTATTGCTCGGTTCTACGACAACTGCAAGAAAGGCAAACCCGGTAAAAAAGGTTTTCCATCTTTCCAGAAAGACAACCGCTCTGTTGAGTACAAATCTACAGGATGGAAGTTGGCGCAAAACCGCAAGTCAATTATTTTCACAGATAAGAAAGGAATTGGCAGACTCAAGCTGAAAGGGACTCGCGATCTGCATTTCTACCAAACTGAGCAAATCAAACGAGTCAGGTTGGTGAAACGTGCCGATGGGTACTCTGTACAATTTTGTGTATCAGTTGACCGTGTAGAAACGATTGAGCCATCGGGTAAAACAATCGGTTTAGACGTTGGGTTAAATAATTTCTACACCGATTCAAACGGTGAGGTGGTCGAGAATCCTAGATTTCTTCGCAAATCTGAGAAAGTTCTTAAGCGTTCTCAGCGTCGAGTGTCAAGGAAAATTAAAGGCTCAAACAATCGTAGCAAGGCTAGGCAGGTTCTAGGGAAGCGCCACCTCAAGATAAGTAGGCAACGTAAAGACCATGCTGTGAAGTTAGCACGGTGCGTAGTCCAGTCCAACGACTTGGTAGCCTATGAAGACTTGAGGATTCAGAATATGGTGAAGAATCACTGCCTAGCCAAGTCTATTAACGACGCTTCTTGGTATCAATTTAGGTGCTGGGTTGAGTATTTTGGCAAAGTTTTTAAGAAGGTGACTGTTGCCGTCAATCCAGCCTATACAAGCCAAGATTGTTTTAGTTGTGGAACAACGGTCAAGAAATCTCTATCCACTCGCACGCATCTTTGTAGATGTGGATGTGTTTTAGACAGAGACACGAATGCAGCTAAAAATATCCTTGCGTCAGGATTGGGTACTGTGGGGCACACAGGAACCTTCATGCTAGACATGAGCAACGCTTTAGGAGAATCAACCCCTACTCTGGCTGAAGCAATTCTGTCAGAGCAAGTTGGCTCAATGATTAAAGAATCCCCATCTTTTTAAAGCGGGGAGTGTCAAATTGGTTGCGTATTCTTGCGGAGTTGATTCCCTCAATAGAGAAGATCTAAATAAACCTTCAACGAGAGGCTAAGATGGGGGGCTTTGTCAATCGGCTCGTTAATCGATGGATTCGTTTGTTACATAAACGCACCATTACAGTTTTAGCAATTCTTTTTTTTGCAGGCGTTGCAGGCGCGTTGTGGAATATGTCGCGCCTCTCCTCGCAGTTGATTGTGTCGCAAGCTTATCAAAATGCTGTAGTCTATGCGCGGGCAATTGAAGAGGCTAGAACGCTTTACAGTTCGCAGGCGGTGAATCGCGTTGAAGACTTTCATGGCGTACAGGTGACGCATGATTACGGGACTCAACCGGGTGCAATTCCTCTACCTGCAACCTATCTCATTGAGTTGGGCCAAAGTCTGAGTAAGAATAATCTGGGAATGGGAGTGAGGCTGTTTAGCGATTATCCCTTTCCTTGGCGTCAGGCGGATGGGGGGGCGCGCGATGAGTTTGAGGCCACAGCGATCGCAGAGTTGCGCCAACGACCGGAACAACCTTATTTTAGGGTAGAGAATGTGCGCGGACGGCGATCGCTCCGATATGCCCAAGCGGATATCCTGACGGCGAGTTGCGTGAGTTGCCATAACCAGCACCCCGATAGCCCAAAACGGGATTGGAAGGTGGGAGATGTGCGCGGGGTTTTGGAGATTATTGCACCCCTAGATGGTTTTGTGGCTCAAACCCGTAGCGGCTTGCAAGAAACGTTTTTGATGCTGACGCTGCTGTCGGTGTTGGCGCTGACGGGAATTGCTTTGGTGATTAATCGCTTGCGCCAAACCTCTCAGGAGTTGGAGGTGCGGGTGGTTGAACGGACGGCACAATTGCAAAGCGCTAATCAAGA
This window of the Desertifilum tharense IPPAS B-1220 genome carries:
- a CDS encoding RNA-guided endonuclease TnpB family protein is translated as MIVLEFKAYGKASQFNAVDEALRTVQFIRNKALRFWMDGLGKSQYDLNKYCAVLAKKFPFVNQLNSMARQASSERAWSAIARFYDNCKKGKPGKKGFPSFQKDNRSVEYKSTGWKLAQNRKSIIFTDKKGIGRLKLKGTRDLHFYQTEQIKRVRLVKRADGYSVQFCVSVDRVETIEPSGKTIGLDVGLNNFYTDSNGEVVENPRFLRKSEKVLKRSQRRVSRKIKGSNNRSKARQVLGKRHLKISRQRKDHAVKLARCVVQSNDLVAYEDLRIQNMVKNHCLAKSINDASWYQFRCWVEYFGKVFKKVTVAVNPAYTSQDCFSCGTTVKKSLSTRTHLCRCGCVLDRDTNAAKNILASGLGTVGHTGTFMLDMSNALGESTPTLAEAILSEQVGSMIKESPSF
- a CDS encoding adenylate/guanylate cyclase domain-containing protein, which codes for MLHKRTITVLAILFFAGVAGALWNMSRLSSQLIVSQAYQNAVVYARAIEEARTLYSSQAVNRVEDFHGVQVTHDYGTQPGAIPLPATYLIELGQSLSKNNLGMGVRLFSDYPFPWRQADGGARDEFEATAIAELRQRPEQPYFRVENVRGRRSLRYAQADILTASCVSCHNQHPDSPKRDWKVGDVRGVLEIIAPLDGFVAQTRSGLQETFLMLTLLSVLALTGIALVINRLRQTSQELEVRVVERTAQLQSANQELALEQAKSERLLLNVLPKSIAMQLKEGQQTIADWFAEVTILFADIVGFTELSSQVSAKELVNLLNAIFSAFDRLSDRYQLEKIKTIGDNYMVASGLPMARPDHAEAIAEMALAMQQEILRFNAEHRSQLSIRIGINTGPVVAGVIGTRKFIYDLWGDAVNTASRMESHGVPGMIQVSESTYQRLQNAYVWQARGRIPVKGKGEMNTYFLLGRKGDTDARPLKPSSSTLSQG